ACAGGTCCGGGTTGATCCCGGATCTGGCCGTCCCTTCGCGAGCTTCAGACCGTGCGGAAAATGAGCACGGCCGTGACAAGCGAAATTCCACTTGCGAGCCACAGGCTCGATATTTCAAAACCGTCCTCGCCGATCGGCAGCGTCGCGATCGCGTCGGTGCCGACGAGGCCGATCCACAACAGGTGGATGACGGCGGCCGTGATCAGCGAGATGAACAGGCGGTCGCCGCGCGTGGTCGGGATGCGCAGCGCGCCGACGCGCTCGGCTTCGGGATAGAC
The DNA window shown above is from Bradyrhizobium sp. CB1650 and carries:
- a CDS encoding DUF2160 domain-containing protein produces the protein MESIAWMAWTLPTAIFFAALACTLAVMTWLAAVYPEAERVGALRIPTTRGDRLFISLITAAVIHLLWIGLVGTDAIATLPIGEDGFEISSLWLASGISLVTAVLIFRTV